A single Vulpes lagopus strain Blue_001 chromosome 3, ASM1834538v1, whole genome shotgun sequence DNA region contains:
- the C1QTNF2 gene encoding complement C1q tumor necrosis factor-related protein 2 codes for MIPWVLLACALPCAADPLLGAFARRDFQKGSPQLVCSLPGPQGPPGPPGAPGPSGMVGRMGFPGKDGQDGQDGDRGDSGEEGPPGRTGNRGKPGPKGKAGAIGRAGPRGPKGVSGAPGKHGTPGKKGPKGRKGEPGLPGPCSCGSGHAKSAFSVAVTKSYPRERLPIKFDKILMNEGGHYNASSGKFVCGVPGIYYFTYDITLANKHLAIGLVHNGQYRIRTFDANTGNHDVASGSTILALKQGDEVWLQIFYSEQNGLFYDPYWTDSLFTGFLIYADQDNPNEV; via the exons ATGATCCCTTGGGTACTCTTGGCCTGTGCCCTCCCTTGTGCGGCTGACCCACTGCTCGGAGCCTTCGCCCGCAGGGACTTCCAGAAGGGCTCCCCTCAACTTGTCTGCAGTCTACCTGGCCCCCAGGGCCCGCCcggccccccaggagccccagggccctCAGGAATGGTGGGAAGAATGGGATTTCCTGGAAAAGACGGCCAGGACGGCCAGGACGGGGACCGGGGGGACAGTGGAGAGGAAG GTCCACCTGGCCGGACAGGTAACCGGGGAAAGCCAGGACCAAAGGGCAAAGCCGGGGCCATTGGGCGGGCCGGCCCTCGCGGCCCCAAGGGGGTCAGTGGTGCCCCGGGGAAGCACGGCACACCAGGAAAGAAGGGGCCCAAGGGCAGGAAGGGGGAGCCGGGCCTCCCGGGCCCCTGCAGCTGCGGCAGTGGCCACGCCAAGTCTGCCTTCTCAGTGGCAGTGACCAAGAGCTACCCAAGGGAGAGGCTCCCCATCAAGTTTGACAAGATCCTGATGAACGAGGGCGGCCACTACAATGCATCCAGTGGCAAGTTCGTCTGCGGCGTGCCAGGGATCTACTACTTCACCTATGACATCACGTTGGCCAATAAGCACTTGGCCATCGGCCTGGTGCACAACGGCCAGTACCGCATCCGGACCTTCGATGCCAACACGGGCAACCATGATGTGGCCTCGGGCTCCACCATCCTGGCTCTGAAGCAGGGTGATGAGGTCTGGCTTCAGATCTTCTACTCAGAGCAGAATGGGCTTTTCTACGACCCTTACTGGACCGACAGCCTCTTCACAGGCTTCCTCATCTATGCTGACCAGGACAACCCTAATGAGGTGTAG